In the genome of Kineococcus endophyticus, the window AGTGGACGTGCACCGGGAGGTCCACGCCCGGCTCACGGGCGAGGGGTTTCTCCTGCGGAACGGCTCGCACGTGGCCGGAGGAGCTGCGGGCTCGTCCCGCGAGCTCTCGTCGGTGGGTCCGAGAGCGGCATCAGTTCCACCTGGCCCGCACTGCGCCCGGCCCTCGCCGTCGTCCGCCTCAGCACGACGACGTGCACGCGGTCCGAGCGGAGGGCGCTGTCGAGCTGCGTGGGGCCATCCTGCCGTGGTGACCTACCGACCAGACCTCGACGTGCCGAGCGGAGCCAAGGGCTGGGCTGATCCGCGACCGTGGTCGGACGTGGAGGAGGCCGTCTCGACGGCGCTGGTGTGGATGCTGCTCCAGCAGGTGCCGACGTCCGGTGTGCACGGCTTCACCCTCGCGTACGTGCCCTTCAGCCCGCTGGGAGGCGATGCTGCCGACCTGTCGTGGGAGGTCATCGACGGTCCGGCGGACTCGACCGTGACCAGGAGCGAGCTGGCCGGCCATCCCGCCGGGGCGGTGGAGGAGTTCAGCAGGTCCTTGGCCGAGGGCACCGAGGGAGGGGTGTCGCTGCCGGTGGGGCTCGCTGCCGACGTCTTCGGCACGCCGTCGTCCTGGCGGGGGTGGTCACCGCTGCTGGCCGACGCGTCCCGCCTGTGCTGCCACCTCCCGCGCGATGAGGCCGGCCTGGAGCTGACGGTGCGGTACGACCGACGGGCATCGCCCGACCCCTGGTCCTGGACGGTCTCCATCCCCGTCCCGGGTGTCGAGTTCCCGGCCAGCGAGTGGGTGGCGGACAGCCCTGGGGAGGCGTTGCGGGCAGCGCTGGACGAGGCGGACGTGTGGTTGTGGGGCCTGCCGGCCGGGCACCTGCGCATCCCGCCCGCGACCTAGGTCGTGCCGACTGGGCGTGCCGCCGACCCCGCCGCTCGGACGGCTCCTCGGTCTGACGCGCGCCGGCGCCTGTCAGGGAAACGCGGAACGGCCCGGACCTGGTGGGGTCCGGGCCGTTCGGCGAGGGTTCGCGATCAGGCGGTGAGCCCGCGGGTCGGGCGGAGCAGCTTGATGAGCAGCAGGATGCTGGCGACGATGGTCATGAAGGCGAGGGAGCGCCATCCGACGGTCAGGACCAGGCGCTGGAACTCGACGCTGGCCTGCGTCAGCCAGTACCAGGCGCCGACGGAGGAGACGACGACCGAGCCGACGATCGTGCCGAGCAGGGCGCCGGCGCCGCCGCCGGAACGCTTGCCGGCCTCGGCCGCGGCCTGGGCGGCCCACAGGTCGCGACGGGTGCCGAGCAGGTGCGTCACCCAGGACTTGGCCGTGTTCCAGCCCGAGAACCACAGCCACGCCTCACCCGGCAGCCACAGGGCGGCGAACAGGTAGTCGGCGCCGCGACGGTGGGGGGACAGGTGCGCCATCTTCAGCTGGTAGAGCGCCGCGAGGGCGGTCGGGGTGATCCACCACCAGGACCACACGAACTGGTGGGTGGAGACCGAGGCGGCGAGCAGGGCGACGAAGGCCAGGCGCATGAACACGTTGAGGCCCAGGCCGATGTGCTGCAGCCAGAAGGGCAGCGTGCGCTTGGACAGCGGCATGCTCGTCATGAGGGCGATGAGGCCGGCGTTCCACTTGGCGCGCTGGCCGGACAGGGCGCGGACGGTCGGCATCGCGCCGACCTGGGCGCGGGCGGTGGCCGACATGACCGTCGTCCAGCCCATCTCCTGCAGTTCCAGGCCCAGCTGCGCGTCCTCGGTCGCCGTCTCGTTCGTCCAGGGGGCCGCGCGGCGGTGCCGGCGGGTCACCTCGTCGATGGCCGAGAACCGGAACGCGGAGCACTGGCCGCCGACGATCGTGGTGCGGCGGGCGCGCTCGTTGGCGCGGACCTGGAACTGGGTGAAGTCCATCTTCTGCGCGCGGACGAGCTGGCGGTTGAACCAGCCGCCCTGGCCCTCGGCGAAGTGGTACTTGGCCGACACGGCCGCCGCGCTGGGCGTCTTGAGGAGCTCGGCCTCGAGGTCGGCGAGGCAGTCGGGGTCCAGGACGACGTCGGCGTCCATGCTGACCATGACGTCGAAGGCGCCGCCGGCGAGGAACTCGGCGTACCCGGTGGCCAGGGCCCCGACCTTGGCGTCGGTGTTCCCGGAGGTCTCGATGACCTTGATGCCCTTGTAGCGGCGGGCGATCTTCACCGTGTCGTCGGTGCAGTTGTCCGCGATGACGACGATGAGGTCGGGGGTGCGGGTCTGCGCCACGAGGGAGTCGAGGCACGCCTCGATGTCGGACTCCTCGTTGTGCGCCGGCAGCAGCACGGCCATCTTCGCGACGCGGCGGGTCGCGGGGCGGTAGCGCAGGCGGTGGATCGTGACCTCGAGCGCGCGGCGGGCGGTCACGGCCGTGTCGGCGAGGCGCTCGGCGAAGCCGGAGCGGGGAGCGGGGATCGACGTCCGGGGCAGGACGGTCCCCTCGACGATGCGGGGCTCGGGCTGGACGAGGAGCGGAGCGAGGTCTTGCACGGCCATGGGGGCTGCCTCCGTGGGCGGGGCTCAGGGCGTCGGGCTCAGGGCTGGGGCTGCGTGGTGCGGTGGGGCTCGTCAGTGACGTTAGGTAGCCGATTGCTCCTTCAACAGCTCCGTTCCGCCGCTAGGGGTAACGCTGCGCTCACCTACCGACCGTGTGGACCCGTCTCCGTCACTCCCGGTGACGGGTGCTCACGGTGATCGGCGCTCCATGTCACGCACCGTCGTCGCCGGTGACGGAGCGGGCGGGGCGCGGCCGAACGGGGAAGACCGGCGGGCCGGCGCCGGTTACGATGGGCGCACAGGCGTCGATCCGGCCATCACCGGTGAGCCTCCGGAAGAACGGGTGCTCCCGGGCACCTCACTAGAACCGGACGGGTGCGGCCCGTGACAGCCGGACGAGAGCGGTCGTCCCGTTCTTCCCGCTGGGGAGGGCGTGGGCGGCAAGCGGGGTGGTACCGCGGCACCGCCGGCCCCGGCGGGCGTCGTCCTCGCGGCTGGAGCAGTTCAGTCGAGGAGACACGGTGTCCGAGGACGTGACGGAAGCCCCCCAGACCGGCGACGCGCAGGGCGGGCCGAGCTTCCCCGAGATCGAGCGCGCCGTCCTGGACTCCTGGGCCCGCGACGACACCTTCCGCGCCAGCGTCGAGGCCCGCAAGGGCTCCGCGGCCGGGGAGTTCGTCTTCTACGACGGCCCGCCCTTCGCCAACGGCCTGCCGCACTACGGCCACCTGCTGACCGGCTACGTCAAGGACCTCGTCCCGCGCTACAAGACGATGCGCGGGCACCAGGTCGAGCGCCGCTTCGGCTGGGACACCCACGGCCTGCCCGCCGAGGTCGAGGCCGAGAAGCAGCTCGGCATCACCCACAAGTCGCAGATCGACGCGCTCGGCGTCGCCGCGTTCAACGACGCCTGCCGCACCTCCGTGCTGAAGTACACGAAGGAGTGGGAGGAGTACGTCACCCGCCAGGCGCGCTGGGTGGACTTCGAGAACGACTACAAGACCCTCGACACCGACTACATGGAGTCGGTCATGTGGGCCTTCAAGACGTTGTGGGACAAGGGGCTCGTCTACGAGGGCTTCCGCGTCCTGGCCTACTGCTGGCGCTGCGAGACGCCGCTCAGCAACTCCGAGACGCGCCTCGACGACGTCTACCGCAACCGGCAGGACCCCGCGGTCACCGTCGGGTTCCGGTTCACCGACGCCGGTGACGACCTCGACGGCGTCCTGGGCCTGATCTGGACCACGACCCCGTGGACGCTGCCCAGCAACCTCGCGATGGCCGTCCACCCGGACCCGGAGTACGTCGTCGTGACGGGCACCGGCGACCACGAGGGACGGAAGTTCCTGCTGGCCGCGGACCGGTTGCCGCACTACGCCCGCGAACTGGGCGAGGACGCCGCCGACCGCGTCGTGGCGCGCAAGCGCGGGGCCGACCTGCTGGGCCGCCGCTACGTCCCGCCGTTCGACTACTTCGCGGGCCGGGAGAACGCCCACCAGGTCCTGGCCGCCGACTACGTCACGACCGACTCCGGCACGGGGATGGTCCACATCGCCCCCGCCTTCGGTGAGGACGACAAGCTCGTCACCGACGCGGCCGGCATCGTCCCGGTCGTCCCCGTCGCCTCGAACGGCACGTTCACCGGCGAGGTCCGCGACTTCGCCGGGATGCACGTCTTCGACGCGAACAAGGAGATCAACCGCACGCTGCGCGACGGGGTCCCGTCCGGTGCGCTGCTGCTGCGGCTGGAGACGTACGACCACTCCTACCCGCACTGCTGGCGGTGCGGGAACGCCCTCATCTACCGCGCCGTGTCGAGCTGGTTCGTCAAGGTCACGGCGATCCGCGACCGCATGGTCGAGCTCAACGAGCAGATCACGTGGGTTCCCGAGCACGTCCAGCACGGGTCCTTCGGCAAGTGGCTCGAGGGCGCGCGCGACTGGTCGATCAGCCGCAACCGCTACTGGGGCAGCCCGATCCCGGTGTGGATGTCGGACGACCCGACGTACCCGCGCGTCGACGTCTACGGTTCCCTCGACGACCTCGAACGCGACTTCGGCGTGCGGCCGACCGACCTGCACCGCCCCCACGTTGACGAACTGACGCGGCCCAACCCCGACGACCCGACGGGGCGCTCCACCATGCGCCGCGTCCCCGAGGTCCTCGACTGCTGGTTCGAGTCCGGCTCGATGCCGTTCGCCCAGGTGCACTACCCGTTCGAGAACACCGACTGGTTCGAGAGCCACTACCCGGGCGACTTCATCGTCGAGTACATCGGGCAGACGCGCGGCTGGTTCTACACGCTGCACGTCCTGGCCACGGCGCTCTTCGACCGGCCCGCGTTCCGCACGTGCGTCTCGCACGGGATCCTGCTCGGTGACGACGGCCGCAAGATGAGCAAGTCGCTGCGGAACTACCCGGACGTGTCCGAGGTGCTCGACCGCGACGGGTCCGACGCCATGCGCTGGTTCCTCATGAGTTCCCCCGTGCTGCGCGGCGGGAACCTCATCGTCACCGAGCAGGGCATCCGCGACTCGGTGCGCCAGGTGCTGCTGCCGCTGTGGAACACGTTCCAGTTCTTCCAGCTGTACTCCGGCACCTCCAGCCACACCCCGCGCTGGCGCACGACGTCGGGCGACGTCCTGGACCGGTACGTGCTGGCCAAGCTGCACGACACCGTCGCGCGCGTGACCGAGCAGCTCGACGTCTACGACATCGCCGGTGCGTGCGAGACGTCGCGGCAGTTCCTGGACTCGCTGACGAACTGGTACGTGCGCCGTTCCCGGGCGGCCTTCTGGGACGGGGAGTCCGAGCGCGCCCGCGACGCCTTCGACACCCTCTACACGGTGCTGGAGACGACGACGCGCATGCTGGCGCCGCTGCTCCCGCTGTTCTCCGAGGAGATCTGGCGGACGCTGACGGGTGGCCGGTCGGTGCACCTCACCGACTGGCCCGACCCGCTGGACCTGCCGAGCGACCCCGACCTCGTCGCCGCCATGGACGAGGTGCGGGCGACCTGCTCCAGCGCCCTGGCACTGCGCAAGGCGAACGGCCTGCGCGTCCGGCTGCCGCTGGACAAGCTCGAGGTCCTCGTCGCCGACCCGGCGGCGCTGGAACCCTTCGCCCAGCTCGTCGCGGACGAGGTGAACGTGCGGCAGGTCGCGCTCGCGCCGATCGAGCGCGCCACCGAGTACGGCGTCGTCGCCAAGCTGACGGTCAACGCCCGCGCGGCCGGCCCGCGCCTGGGCAAGCAGGTGCAGCAGGCGATCAAGGGGTCCAAGAGCGGGGACTGGACCGAACGCCCCGACGGCACCGTCGTGGCGGGGGGGATCGAACTCGTCGAGGGCGAGTACGAGCTCACGACGACGGTCGAGGGCGCCGACACCGGCGTCGCGACGTCCGCGCTCGAGGGCGGGGGTTTCGTCGTCCTCGACACCACGGTGACGCCGGAGCTGGCGGCCGAGGGCATCGCGCGCGACGTCGTCCGCCTCGTCCAGCAGGCCCGCCGCGACGCGGGGCTGCACGTCAGCGACCGCATCCGGTTGACGGTGGCCGCGGACGGTCCCGTGTGGGAGGCGCTCGTGACGCACCAGAACCTCGTCGTGTCCGAGACGCTCGCCCAGCAGTTCGGGTCCAGCGGCTCGGCGTCGGCGGTCAGCACGGAGGAGGCGACGCTCGTGGGGACGGTCGAGGGGCACGAGGTCCGCATCGCGGTCCAGCGCGCCGACGAGGTCGGGGGGCAGCGGTGAACGCCCCGGGACACGGCGACGACCGCGACGACGTGGACCGCGAGCTCGAGGAGCTCATGGGTCCCCTCGGCGACGGCACCGACGACACGGGGGAGGCCTTCGGGACGGACGGGATGCGGCGCGGCCGGGTCCCGCAGGACCACCGGTCCCCGCGCGTGAGCACCGAGGGTCGCCTGCTGCCGTCGGGACCGGTCGAGGAGGAGGACGACCGGTTCGAGGCCGTCGTCGCGCTGATCCTCGACCGCAACCCCGAGCACCGGATCCACCCGACGCTGGACCGCGTGCGCGAGGCGTGCGGACTGCTGGGCGACCCGCAGCTGGCCTACCGCGTCGTGCACCTCGCCGGCACCAACGGCAAGACGTCGACGGCGCGCATGGTGGAGCGGCTGGTCCGCGAGCACGACCTGCGCACCGGCCGGTTCACCAGCCCGCACCTCGTCGACATCACCGAGCGCATCTCGATCGACGGGGAGCCCGTCACGCACGCTGCGTTCGTGCGTGCCTGGGACGACGTCGAACCCGTCGTGACGATCGTCGACGAGCGGGCGG includes:
- a CDS encoding glycosyltransferase family 2 protein codes for the protein MAVQDLAPLLVQPEPRIVEGTVLPRTSIPAPRSGFAERLADTAVTARRALEVTIHRLRYRPATRRVAKMAVLLPAHNEESDIEACLDSLVAQTRTPDLIVVIADNCTDDTVKIARRYKGIKVIETSGNTDAKVGALATGYAEFLAGGAFDVMVSMDADVVLDPDCLADLEAELLKTPSAAAVSAKYHFAEGQGGWFNRQLVRAQKMDFTQFQVRANERARRTTIVGGQCSAFRFSAIDEVTRRHRRAAPWTNETATEDAQLGLELQEMGWTTVMSATARAQVGAMPTVRALSGQRAKWNAGLIALMTSMPLSKRTLPFWLQHIGLGLNVFMRLAFVALLAASVSTHQFVWSWWWITPTALAALYQLKMAHLSPHRRGADYLFAALWLPGEAWLWFSGWNTAKSWVTHLLGTRRDLWAAQAAAEAGKRSGGGAGALLGTIVGSVVVSSVGAWYWLTQASVEFQRLVLTVGWRSLAFMTIVASILLLIKLLRPTRGLTA
- the ileS gene encoding isoleucine--tRNA ligase, whose amino-acid sequence is MSEDVTEAPQTGDAQGGPSFPEIERAVLDSWARDDTFRASVEARKGSAAGEFVFYDGPPFANGLPHYGHLLTGYVKDLVPRYKTMRGHQVERRFGWDTHGLPAEVEAEKQLGITHKSQIDALGVAAFNDACRTSVLKYTKEWEEYVTRQARWVDFENDYKTLDTDYMESVMWAFKTLWDKGLVYEGFRVLAYCWRCETPLSNSETRLDDVYRNRQDPAVTVGFRFTDAGDDLDGVLGLIWTTTPWTLPSNLAMAVHPDPEYVVVTGTGDHEGRKFLLAADRLPHYARELGEDAADRVVARKRGADLLGRRYVPPFDYFAGRENAHQVLAADYVTTDSGTGMVHIAPAFGEDDKLVTDAAGIVPVVPVASNGTFTGEVRDFAGMHVFDANKEINRTLRDGVPSGALLLRLETYDHSYPHCWRCGNALIYRAVSSWFVKVTAIRDRMVELNEQITWVPEHVQHGSFGKWLEGARDWSISRNRYWGSPIPVWMSDDPTYPRVDVYGSLDDLERDFGVRPTDLHRPHVDELTRPNPDDPTGRSTMRRVPEVLDCWFESGSMPFAQVHYPFENTDWFESHYPGDFIVEYIGQTRGWFYTLHVLATALFDRPAFRTCVSHGILLGDDGRKMSKSLRNYPDVSEVLDRDGSDAMRWFLMSSPVLRGGNLIVTEQGIRDSVRQVLLPLWNTFQFFQLYSGTSSHTPRWRTTSGDVLDRYVLAKLHDTVARVTEQLDVYDIAGACETSRQFLDSLTNWYVRRSRAAFWDGESERARDAFDTLYTVLETTTRMLAPLLPLFSEEIWRTLTGGRSVHLTDWPDPLDLPSDPDLVAAMDEVRATCSSALALRKANGLRVRLPLDKLEVLVADPAALEPFAQLVADEVNVRQVALAPIERATEYGVVAKLTVNARAAGPRLGKQVQQAIKGSKSGDWTERPDGTVVAGGIELVEGEYELTTTVEGADTGVATSALEGGGFVVLDTTVTPELAAEGIARDVVRLVQQARRDAGLHVSDRIRLTVAADGPVWEALVTHQNLVVSETLAQQFGSSGSASAVSTEEATLVGTVEGHEVRIAVQRADEVGGQR